Proteins from a genomic interval of Danio rerio strain Tuebingen ecotype United States chromosome 4, GRCz12tu, whole genome shotgun sequence:
- the LOC137489457 gene encoding uncharacterized protein, whose product MRIHTGEKPFTCTQCGKSFSQSSSLNKHMRIHTGEKPFTCTQCEKSFSQSSHLNEHMMIHTGKKPFTCTQCRKNFYCSSHLNKHMRIHTGEKPFTCTQCGKSFSRSSSLNLHMRIHTGEKPFTCTRCGKSFNCSSSLNLHMRIHTGEKPFTCTRCGKSFNCSSSLNLHMRIHTGEKPFTCTRCGKSFNCSSSLNRHMRIHTGEKPFTCTQCEKSFSQSSSLNQHMMIHTGRKPFTCTQCRKNFYCSSHLNKHMRIHTGEKPFTCT is encoded by the coding sequence atgaggattcacactggagagaaaccattcacatgcactcagtgtgggaagagtttcagccaatcatcatcccttaataaacacatgaggatccacactggagagaaaccattcacatgcactcagtgtgaaaagagcttcagccaatcatcacaccttaatgaacacatgatgattcacactggaaagaaaccatttacatgcactcaatGTAGGAAGAATTTTTattgctcatcacaccttaataaacacatgaggatccacactggagagaaaccattcacttgcactcagtgtggtaagagtttcagccgatcatcatcccttaatctacacatgaggatccacactggagagaaacccttcacatgcactcggtgtgggaagagttttaactgctcatcctcccttaatctacacatgaggatccacactggagagaaacccttcacatgcactcggtgtgggaagagttttaactgctcatcctcccttaatctacacatgaggatccacactggagagaaacccttcacatgcactcggtgtgggaagagttttaactgctcatcctcccttaatcgacacatgaggatccacactggagagaaaccattcacatgcactcagtgtgaaaagagcttcagccaatcatcatcccttaatcaacacatgatgattcacactggaaggaaaccatttacatgcactcagtgtaggaagaatttttactgctcatcacaccttaataaacacatgaggatccacactggagagaaaccattcacttgcacttaa